A genomic window from Xenorhabdus cabanillasii includes:
- the dndC gene encoding DNA phosphorothioation system sulfurtransferase DndC, with amino-acid sequence MSKLIQTHDLGDYEDFINQEMFAGRPLAEYISEIQRIYYSDKRPWVIGYSGGKDSSAVITLAYLALLGLSPEMRHKPVFVVSSDTLVETPVVVDLIQKTMLQIESGSKRDGLPITQHPVIPKTHETFWVNLLGKGYPAPTRSFRWCTERMKINPVSDFIRDKVSQFDEVIVVLGSRSSESSSRAQVIAKHRIDGSRLARHTTLANAFIYTPIDTWDVEDVWKLLRGAYQYSPDDIEEWESPWGGNNRPLWTLYMDSSNQGECPLVIDDSTPSCGNSRFGCWTCTVVTKDKAMESLVQNGEDWMLPLLKFRDLLALTTDPVQKDTYRNYKRRTGKVSYQYAKEGEDIAAERKHVPGPYWLKYRQSWLRQLLEIERELNRQGRQITLITEPELHAIRQEWLKDPNEPDWNDTLPDIYRSVYGRDLNWITDDQSRFDSSDAELLAQITQGFDVQPEMVMKLIELEISMEGLSRRQGIFDKIGTILKQDWGSLEQIKQTQSTLQKRNERDIHLEEVMKIEAEIKEIQRRITHVEEPSVVSSEEKENVN; translated from the coding sequence ATGAGTAAATTAATTCAGACCCACGATTTGGGCGATTATGAAGATTTTATTAATCAGGAAATGTTCGCTGGTCGACCACTAGCAGAATATATTTCTGAAATACAACGTATTTATTATAGTGATAAACGCCCTTGGGTAATTGGTTACAGTGGAGGAAAAGACTCTTCCGCTGTAATTACATTGGCTTATCTCGCGCTACTTGGACTATCCCCAGAAATGCGCCATAAACCTGTTTTCGTTGTCTCATCTGACACACTGGTTGAAACTCCTGTCGTCGTAGATTTAATCCAAAAAACAATGTTGCAGATTGAATCTGGATCTAAGCGAGACGGGCTTCCAATCACTCAGCACCCTGTTATACCTAAAACACACGAAACATTCTGGGTCAACCTGTTAGGCAAAGGCTATCCCGCTCCTACGCGTAGCTTCCGTTGGTGCACAGAACGCATGAAAATCAATCCCGTGAGTGATTTTATTCGCGATAAAGTCAGCCAATTTGACGAGGTTATAGTTGTTCTGGGTTCACGCAGTAGCGAAAGTTCATCACGTGCTCAAGTTATTGCAAAACATAGAATTGATGGGTCGCGTCTTGCCCGGCACACTACCCTTGCCAATGCATTTATTTATACCCCTATTGACACATGGGATGTTGAGGATGTTTGGAAGTTATTGCGTGGTGCATATCAATATTCTCCAGACGATATAGAAGAATGGGAAAGCCCGTGGGGTGGCAATAATCGTCCTCTTTGGACTCTTTACATGGACTCATCAAATCAAGGTGAATGCCCTCTCGTTATTGATGACAGTACTCCTTCTTGCGGTAATTCTCGTTTTGGTTGCTGGACTTGCACTGTCGTTACAAAAGATAAAGCAATGGAAAGTCTTGTCCAAAATGGGGAAGACTGGATGTTACCCTTACTAAAATTTCGCGATTTACTCGCTCTAACTACTGATCCCGTACAAAAAGACACTTATCGCAATTACAAACGCCGTACGGGTAAGGTTAGTTATCAATATGCGAAGGAAGGGGAAGACATTGCGGCAGAACGTAAACACGTTCCTGGCCCATACTGGTTAAAATATCGTCAATCATGGCTCAGACAATTATTAGAGATAGAACGAGAGTTAAATCGACAAGGACGCCAGATAACTTTAATCACAGAGCCAGAGCTTCATGCTATACGTCAAGAATGGCTTAAAGATCCTAATGAACCTGACTGGAACGATACATTACCAGATATCTATCGTTCCGTTTATGGACGTGATTTGAACTGGATTACTGATGATCAATCTAGATTTGACTCTAGTGATGCCGAATTGCTTGCCCAAATTACTCAAGGATTCGATGTACAACCAGAAATGGTCATGAAGCTAATCGAACTGGAGATATCAATGGAAGGGTTAAGCCGCAGACAAGGGATCTTTGATAAGATTGGCACAATTTTAAAACAGGACTGGGGTAGTTTAGAACAAATTAAGCAGACGCAATCTACACTACAAAAGCGTAATGAGCGTGATATTCACCTTGAAGAAGTCATGAAGATAGAAGCTGAAATTAAAGAAATACAACGCAGAATAACTCATGTCGAGGAACCATCAGTAGTTTCCAGTGAGGAAAAAGAAAATGTTAATTAA
- the dndB gene encoding DNA sulfur modification protein DndB translates to MANIDNIAYCYSFPAVRGIQAGRPFYIATCPMRLIPKIFSFDETEVPPELRAQRVLNKARIPEMARYLVENPKDYVFSALTASIAIDVEFAEFSGSNNLGILKVPMEAQILINDGQHRRKAIETALKENPDLGQDNIPVLFFVDEGLQRSQQMFADLNKYAIRPSPSLSTLYDHRDICSELARYLAMSVRPFVGLTELEKSSISKLSNKLFTLSSIKQSTRALLGTDPKEGDIKENKRLASQYWQAVYNAMPDWKMASNKEVSPAQLRQEYVHAHGIGLHALGLLGRNLLAEYPDQWQEKLAKLKTFDWRKSNPELIKRAMSHGKLSKTTIAIQLTCNALKIALDIPLTAEEQQLEAQTVIS, encoded by the coding sequence ATGGCTAATATTGACAATATTGCATACTGTTACTCGTTCCCCGCAGTGCGTGGGATTCAAGCTGGTCGCCCTTTCTATATCGCCACTTGTCCAATGAGGCTTATCCCTAAAATTTTCAGTTTTGATGAAACTGAAGTTCCTCCTGAACTCCGAGCACAACGTGTATTAAATAAAGCACGTATTCCAGAAATGGCACGTTACTTGGTTGAAAACCCAAAAGATTATGTTTTTTCAGCATTAACAGCATCTATTGCTATTGATGTTGAATTTGCCGAATTTTCAGGTTCCAACAATCTCGGTATCCTAAAAGTACCGATGGAAGCACAAATTTTGATTAATGATGGTCAACATCGTCGTAAAGCCATTGAAACTGCTCTGAAAGAAAATCCAGATTTAGGGCAAGATAATATTCCTGTACTATTTTTTGTTGATGAAGGTTTGCAACGCAGCCAACAAATGTTCGCCGATCTAAATAAATACGCGATTAGGCCGAGTCCATCATTATCAACACTTTATGACCACCGAGATATCTGCTCAGAATTAGCTCGCTATCTGGCGATGTCTGTCAGGCCATTTGTCGGGTTAACTGAATTAGAGAAATCCAGCATAAGCAAGCTTTCAAACAAATTATTTACATTAAGTAGTATCAAACAGTCTACCCGAGCTTTGCTTGGAACAGATCCGAAAGAAGGCGATATAAAAGAAAACAAACGACTAGCTTCCCAATATTGGCAAGCGGTTTATAATGCTATGCCTGATTGGAAAATGGCGTCTAATAAAGAAGTATCTCCCGCCCAATTACGCCAAGAATATGTCCACGCTCACGGTATTGGCCTTCATGCACTGGGGCTTCTTGGTCGCAATTTGTTGGCAGAATATCCTGATCAATGGCAAGAAAAACTTGCCAAACTGAAAACATTCGATTGGCGTAAGAGCAATCCCGAACTGATAAAAAGAGCAATGTCACACGGAAAATTGAGTAAAACCACTATTGCTATTCAGCTCACCTGTAATGCTCTTAAAATTGCATTAGATATTCCCCTTACTGCTGAAGAGCAGCAACTTGAAGCTCAAACGGTTATCTCATGA
- a CDS encoding TRAP transporter substrate-binding protein, translating into MQNNKRQVLGIAGIVTGIMFMLGTSQAFAVATLKLSHNQNRDHAVHKAMTEFANEVKEKTNGEVRIRIYSDSQLGNQRESIELMQNGALDIAKSNAAELEAFSPAYSIFNLPYLFRDKAHYQQVIDSDIGKEILDSSQNMGFIGLTYYEAGARSFYAKKPIRTPEDLKGLKIRVQPSPTAIAMVKGLAGNPTPLAYGELYTALQQGVVDAAENNITSFTLSRHSEVTKFFSLDEHTMIPDVLLISNKSMNKLTTAQQEIVKKAALNSSKYMIQLWEKSEQEERAKAEKQGVEFIIVDKTLFQDAIKPMYDNIARTQPELFEMINRVRKVE; encoded by the coding sequence ATGCAGAACAACAAACGACAGGTTTTAGGTATAGCAGGCATAGTAACTGGCATAATGTTCATGCTAGGGACATCCCAGGCTTTCGCCGTGGCAACGCTGAAACTTAGCCATAACCAAAATCGAGACCATGCTGTCCATAAGGCCATGACCGAGTTCGCTAACGAAGTGAAAGAAAAAACCAATGGGGAAGTCCGTATTCGCATCTATTCTGATTCTCAATTGGGCAACCAACGTGAATCCATCGAATTAATGCAAAACGGCGCTTTGGATATTGCTAAATCCAATGCGGCAGAATTAGAAGCCTTTTCTCCGGCTTATTCCATTTTTAACCTGCCCTATTTATTCCGCGATAAAGCGCACTATCAACAAGTCATTGATAGCGATATCGGTAAAGAAATCCTCGATTCAAGTCAAAACATGGGGTTTATTGGTCTCACTTACTATGAAGCGGGCGCACGCAGCTTTTATGCGAAAAAACCGATTAGAACGCCTGAAGATTTAAAAGGTTTGAAAATTCGCGTACAACCCAGTCCAACGGCAATTGCGATGGTGAAAGGGTTGGCAGGAAATCCAACGCCATTAGCCTATGGTGAACTCTATACCGCATTGCAACAAGGGGTTGTGGATGCGGCTGAGAACAACATTACTTCTTTTACGCTAAGCCGTCATAGTGAAGTGACAAAATTCTTTTCCCTGGATGAGCATACGATGATCCCTGATGTCCTGTTAATATCAAACAAATCAATGAATAAATTAACTACTGCACAGCAAGAGATTGTGAAAAAAGCGGCACTGAACTCCTCAAAATATATGATTCAACTTTGGGAAAAATCAGAACAGGAAGAGCGTGCAAAGGCAGAAAAACAAGGTGTTGAGTTTATTATCGTGGATAAAACCCTCTTTCAAGACGCGATTAAACCCATGTATGACAATATTGCCAGAACCCAACCGGAATTATTCGAAATGATAAATCGCGTGCGTAAAGTAGAATAA
- a CDS encoding TRAP transporter small permease, whose protein sequence is MKNFVAMTNKSLAFFTICLLVFLVLCVSWQVVSRYVLDAPSTETDELARYLFMWVAMIGAAYTTGQHRHLAIDLLMMKLTGVKKSIISLIIQTVIISFSSIVLLYGGSLLVSSTLENGQITPVLGWKMGYVYLCLPISGILMIFYALVDVISIVQHFSGQPPAISENH, encoded by the coding sequence ATGAAAAACTTTGTAGCGATGACCAATAAAAGTTTGGCGTTTTTTACCATCTGCCTGCTGGTCTTTCTGGTTTTATGCGTGTCATGGCAGGTAGTTTCACGTTATGTATTAGATGCACCGAGCACCGAGACAGATGAATTAGCACGTTATCTGTTTATGTGGGTCGCAATGATTGGCGCTGCATATACAACAGGACAGCATCGTCATCTTGCTATCGATTTGCTGATGATGAAATTAACAGGAGTAAAGAAAAGTATTATTAGCCTGATTATTCAGACAGTAATTATTTCATTTTCTTCCATTGTGCTGCTTTATGGTGGCAGCCTGCTTGTTTCATCGACATTGGAAAATGGTCAAATCACACCTGTATTAGGCTGGAAGATGGGGTACGTCTATTTATGTTTACCTATTAGCGGAATATTGATGATTTTCTATGCGCTCGTTGATGTGATCTCAATTGTTCAGCATTTTTCTGGTCAACCACCAGCTATATCTGAGAATCATTAA
- a CDS encoding TRAP transporter large permease, producing MDWYVIAALFGTFAILLVLSVPVSFAIGLSSLVAITMTLPLESAITVVAQRMAAGVDNFSLLAIPFFILAGNIMNQGGIAERLINLAKVIGGRLPGSLMHVNIMANMLFGAISGSAVASAAAVGGTMAPMQRKEGYDPELSAAVNIASCPSGLLIPPSNTLIVYSLVSGGTSIAALFLAGYIPGLIMGISLMVVSAIIAKRKRYPVAPRPTWSEFFATAWKAIPSLMLIVVIMGGIIAGIFTATEASAIAVLYSFILAVVIYREVSLKQLPKIILDSAVTTSIVLLLIGVSMGMSWAMANADLPYLIADALMTVSDNPLTILLVINIILLIVGIFMDMTPAILIFTPIFLPVAMSMGIDPVHFGIIMTFNLAIGICTPPVGSALFVGCSVGDVSIDKVLKPLLPMYIALISALALVTYLPQLSLWLPELVLN from the coding sequence ATGGATTGGTATGTCATTGCCGCACTTTTTGGCACATTTGCAATATTACTGGTATTGAGTGTCCCCGTTTCTTTTGCAATCGGCCTATCTTCGTTAGTCGCCATTACGATGACATTGCCGTTGGAATCTGCGATAACGGTTGTTGCACAGCGTATGGCTGCGGGAGTAGATAACTTCTCTTTATTGGCGATCCCGTTCTTTATCCTTGCCGGGAATATTATGAATCAAGGCGGGATAGCTGAACGTTTGATAAATCTGGCCAAAGTGATTGGCGGCCGTTTGCCGGGATCATTAATGCACGTCAATATTATGGCGAACATGTTGTTCGGGGCAATTTCAGGTTCGGCAGTGGCATCCGCTGCTGCGGTCGGGGGAACAATGGCGCCGATGCAGAGAAAAGAAGGATACGATCCTGAGCTGTCTGCTGCTGTAAACATCGCTTCTTGTCCTTCTGGTTTGCTGATCCCGCCCAGCAACACCTTGATTGTGTACTCGTTGGTTTCAGGGGGTACATCTATTGCTGCCTTGTTCTTAGCGGGTTATATCCCCGGCCTTATTATGGGGATTTCACTCATGGTTGTATCTGCCATTATTGCCAAGAGGAAGCGCTATCCTGTTGCACCTCGGCCAACCTGGAGCGAATTTTTTGCTACAGCATGGAAAGCAATACCGTCATTAATGCTAATTGTGGTGATTATGGGCGGGATTATTGCGGGGATCTTCACGGCGACAGAAGCATCAGCTATTGCCGTTCTCTACAGTTTTATTCTCGCAGTAGTTATTTATCGTGAAGTGAGTCTCAAACAACTGCCCAAAATTATTCTTGATTCTGCCGTCACCACATCTATTGTTTTACTGCTGATTGGCGTATCAATGGGTATGTCCTGGGCGATGGCCAATGCTGATCTGCCATATCTGATTGCGGATGCGTTGATGACGGTTTCTGATAATCCGCTGACCATTCTGTTAGTCATTAATATCATCCTGCTGATTGTGGGGATCTTTATGGATATGACACCTGCCATTTTGATCTTCACGCCGATTTTTTTACCCGTTGCGATGAGTATGGGTATCGATCCTGTTCATTTTGGCATCATCATGACATTTAATTTGGCAATTGGGATTTGTACCCCTCCCGTAGGCAGTGCCTTATTTGTGGGTTGCTCTGTGGGGGATGTGAGTATTGATAAGGTACTGAAGCCATTGCTCCCGATGTATATTGCGCTGATCTCGGCGCTAGCTTTGGTGACATATCTGCCGCAATTGAGTTTATGGTTACCTGAATTGGTCTTGAATTAG